Proteins found in one Longimicrobium sp. genomic segment:
- a CDS encoding prepilin-type N-terminal cleavage/methylation domain-containing protein: MTAFDPARLGRKGFTLIELMIVVVIIGVLAAIAIPKFGNVSKSAKEAEAQPILKQLFTLQERYKQKNDEYASDIAELEGGASTFANAKYYTFLIDSGDGATYLACAQPTLTGLRWFTINAAREIVPHDSGCT; this comes from the coding sequence ATGACCGCGTTTGATCCCGCCCGGCTCGGCCGAAAAGGCTTCACCCTGATCGAGCTCATGATCGTGGTGGTGATCATCGGGGTCCTGGCCGCGATCGCGATCCCGAAATTCGGGAACGTCTCCAAGTCGGCCAAGGAAGCGGAGGCGCAGCCGATCCTGAAGCAGCTCTTCACGCTCCAGGAGCGTTACAAGCAGAAGAACGACGAGTACGCGTCGGACATCGCGGAACTGGAAGGCGGCGCCTCCACCTTTGCGAACGCGAAGTACTACACCTTCCTGATCGACAGCGGAGACGGGGCCACCTACCTGGCCTGCGCGCAGCCCACCCTCACTGGTCTTCGCTGGTTCACCATCAATGCGGCCCGGGAGATCGTCCCCCACGATTCAGGGTGCACCTGA